The genomic DNA CCGTGGCAGCCCCAGGCCCAGGCGAAGCCGTCCTCGGCGCGGACATGGCTGCCGGGGGCACGCAGATGCTCGAAGATGACCTGTTGCCGGCCGCGCGCGACGTTGCGCAGCATCGGTGCCATGTCCTGCAGCGCGCCAAGCTGCTGGATGGTCTGGCCTTCCAGTTCCGAAGCATCGGCCACCACGCCATTATCCGCCCGTACCGGAGCAGGCAGGCAAAGCAGGCCCAGCAGAAACAGCAACGGGGCGAGTGGTTGCCCACCCGCCCCGTGCCGAAACGATCCGATCCGTCGCATCGATCGATGGATCAAGCCTGCGGCTGCTCGCCCTCGGCCTCGACGATCTCAGGCTGCTGGCCGCTGTCCAGGCCCTTGGCCGAGACATCGCGGTCCACCAACTCGATCACCGCCATGTCGGCGGCATCGCCGTAGCGCACGCCGGCCTTCAGCACGCGGCAATAGCCGCCCTGACGGGAGGCGTAGCGCTCCGCGATGGTGGTGAACAGCTTGGTCACCACCGCCTCGTCGCGGATCTGGGCCAGCGCCTGACGGCGGGCCGAAAGGTCGCCGCGCTTGCCGAGCGTGATGATCCGCTCGACATAGGGCCGCAGCTCCTTGGCCTTGGGCAGGGTGGTCGTGATCTGCTCGTGCTTCAGCAGCGAGGTCGCCATGTTCCGGAACATGGCGATCCGGTGGGAGGACGTAACATTGAGTTTCCGCCCGGACATCCCGTGACGCATTTCAGTCTCCTAGGCCCCGGGTTCAGAAGGGCTCTTCGACCCGGCGAGCCAGGTCCTCGATGTTCTCAGGCGGCCAGCCCGGCACGTTCATCCCGAGGCTGAGACCCATGGAGGCCAGAACCTCCTTGATCTCGTTCAGGGATTTGCGCCCGAAGTTCGGGGTGCGCAGCATCTCCTGCTCGGACTTCTGCACGAGGTCGCCGATATAGACGATGTTGTCGTTCTTCAGGCAGTTCGCGCTGCGGACCGACAGCTCCAGCTCATCGACCTTGCGAAGCAGGTTGCGGTTGAAGGGCAGGTCGTCCTGCACCTCCTGCACCTTGGCCTCGCGCGGCTCGTCGAAGTTGATGAAGAGCTGCAGCTGGTCCTGCAGGATGCGGGCGGCGAGCGCCACCGCGTCATCCGGCGCGACCGTGCCGTCTGTCTCCACCGTGAGCACGAGCTTGTCGTAATCCGTGCGCTGGCCGACACGGGTCGGCTGCACCTGGAAGGCGACGCGGCGGACGGGCGAGTAGATCGCGTCCACCGGGATCACGCCGATCTCCTGGTCCTCGGTCCGGTTCTCGGAGGCGGGGACATAGCCCTTGCCCGTCGAAACGGTGAGTTCCATGGAGAAGCGCGCCCCATCGTCGAGCGTGCAGATCACCAGCTCCGGGTTGGCGACCTCGATGTCGCCGGTCACCTGGATCTGGCCCGCCGTCACCTCGCCGGGGCCGGTGGCCTCCAGCGTCAGGCGCTTCGTGCCCTCGGAGGGCATGCGGATGGCCAGCTGCTTGATGTTCAGGATGATGTCGGTGACATCCTCCTGCACACCCTGCAGGCTGCTGAACTCATGCAGCGCGCCCTCGATCTTCACGGCCGTGACGGCCGCGCCCTGGAGCGAGGACAGCAGAACCCGCCGCAGCGCGTTGCCCAGAGTCTGACCGAAACCGCGCTCCAGCGGCTCGGCGACCACGGTGGCCACGCGCGCGGGGTCAGCACCCGGATCGACGTCCAGGCGCTCGGGCTTGATC from Roseomonas gilardii includes the following:
- a CDS encoding DNA-directed RNA polymerase subunit alpha, which gives rise to MLDRNWRSLIKPERLDVDPGADPARVATVVAEPLERGFGQTLGNALRRVLLSSLQGAAVTAVKIEGALHEFSSLQGVQEDVTDIILNIKQLAIRMPSEGTKRLTLEATGPGEVTAGQIQVTGDIEVANPELVICTLDDGARFSMELTVSTGKGYVPASENRTEDQEIGVIPVDAIYSPVRRVAFQVQPTRVGQRTDYDKLVLTVETDGTVAPDDAVALAARILQDQLQLFINFDEPREAKVQEVQDDLPFNRNLLRKVDELELSVRSANCLKNDNIVYIGDLVQKSEQEMLRTPNFGRKSLNEIKEVLASMGLSLGMNVPGWPPENIEDLARRVEEPF
- the rplQ gene encoding 50S ribosomal protein L17, whose amino-acid sequence is MRHGMSGRKLNVTSSHRIAMFRNMATSLLKHEQITTTLPKAKELRPYVERIITLGKRGDLSARRQALAQIRDEAVVTKLFTTIAERYASRQGGYCRVLKAGVRYGDAADMAVIELVDRDVSAKGLDSGQQPEIVEAEGEQPQA